The sequence TGGCTCATTGCGCGGCAGGATAACCTCATCTTGATCGATGCCACACTCTCGCGCCGGATGGAGATCCCGGTAAGGCAGGCGGCGTATTACTTCCAGGTCAGCAGGATCGTTGAGCGGATAGGTGACCATGCCACCCGGGTGGCGTATAACGCTCTCGCCCTGATCAACCGCGAGGTCGACCCGGAAACGCTCGATCTCATGGACGAGGCGAGCACGCTTGCTCTCGATATCTTCTCGCGGAGCATGGAGGCGTTCCATGTGGGAGATATTGGACGGGCGAACGCGACGCTCCAGATGGTGCGGGATCTTGAGGAGAAGACCCGGGAGATCAACGCCAGGGTGCTCCAGGTCGAGGCGGTGGCGGCGATCCCGGCCGGCCAGATCGCAGACAGCATCCGGCGGATCGGGGAGTACTCAGGCGACATCTGTGAGAGCGTCATCAACTATATCATCGGGCAGGAGGCCTGACGGCCCCGGAGGGGCCCGGGTTTCCGGGCATACAGTAATCCCTGACCAGCACGAACTCTCTTTGCCGGTGGTGACGTGGCGAGCCTCATATCGATCATCGTTCTCATCATAGTCTTTCTCCTGATCGCGGTCCGCAAGATCGGGAACGTCAGCCTCGGCATCTGGCAGGTGATGCTTCTTGGGGCCGTTGCCGTCCTGCTGACCGGAGAGATCACGCCGGAGGAGGCGCTTGCATCCATAGACGTCGACGTGATGCTCTTCCTCTTTGGTATGTTCGTGGTAGGGGAGGCGCTCGCCGAGAGCGGCTACCTCTACCACCTGGCCTCCCGCCTCTTCTCCCGGGCAGAGTCGGTCCGGCACCTGGTCTTTCTCATCCTCGTCGGCGCCGGGGCGCTCTCGGCGCTCCTGATGAACGACACCCTGGCGGTCGTCGGCACTCCGCTCATGCTGTATTTCGCGCGACGGCACGGTATCTCCACAAAGCTTCTGCTTCTGGCACTCGCCTTCGCAGTCACGACCGGCAGCGTCGCAAGTCCCATCGGGAACCCGCAGAACCTCCTGATCGCGCTCTCGGGGGATGTTGAGAATCCGTTTATCACGTTCCCCCTCTACCTGGCTATCCCGACAGTGATCTCTCTCCTGGTGGCCTACGTATTCCTCTGCAGGGCGTTCCGCGACGAGCTCCACCCCGTCCCGCTGGTGCACCGTGAGGAGGAGATCCGCGATCCCTCGCTCGCGGCTCTTGCCCGCCTCTCGCTCATCCTGCTCGTCCTCCTGATCGTGGTCAAGGTCGTTTTGGTCATGTTCGTCCCGGAATTTGACATCAGGCTGACCTGGATAGCGCTTGTTGCGGCACTCCCGATTCTCGCCGGGAGCAGGCGACGCGTCGAGATCCTCCGCCGGGTCGACTGGCCTACCCTGGCCTTCTTTGCCGGCCTCTTCGTCCTCATGGCAAGCGTCTGGCAGTCGGGGTTCTTCCAGATGCTCGTCGAGGGGAGTTCTACTGATCTCTCCGCCGTCCCGGTCATCGCCACGGTAAGTGTCATAGTCTCGCAGTTCGTCTCAAACGTCCCCTTCGTCGCCCTCTCCCTCCCGGTCCTTGCGCACCTCGGGACGTCCACTCCTGCCATGATGGCGCTTGCGGCCGGGAGCACTATTGCCGGGAACATGCTGATTCTCGGTGCGGCAAGCAACGTCATCATCATCCAGGCCGCCGAGAAGGACGGAGCGACGCTGACGTTCTGGGAGTTTGCCCGGGTCGGTGTCCCTCTCACCCTTGTCCAGACGGCAGTCTACGTCCTCTTCCTCTCACTCTTCCCGGCGTAAGACTCTATCGACCCCGGTTCTGCATCGAGATCCAGGTTGAGGGAGCCGAACCTGATCGATGCGACAGCGGCGGGATCAAAGGGCGGGGCAACAACCGTAAGCAGGCGCCGCCTGGTGTGTACCTCCGCGGCGATGCCGAGGGCGAGGCTGAAGTTGTCGTGGTCGTTCAGCGAGACCAGGCGCCGTCTGGCCCCGTGGGGGTTCTTCAGGTCCGGTACCCGGCCCTGGAGCCCGAGCCCCCGGAGCGGAACTTCCCGAGGCAGGGCTTCGGCGAAATAGGCAGCGAACCGCTCCTCGCGGTAGCGCCGCCGCTCGGTTGCGGTCCTGGTGACGGCCGCCGGGGATACGGGGACCCGGTGGATCGTGATCGCGGGGTGCCGGTCGAAGTTTGCGAGCAGCGGTTCCAGCTCCCGCCCGTGCTGGAGGGCGACAAGCCGGGTGGGGCGGAGCAGGTCGACCATCTGGACCTGGAACTCGATGCCCACCCCGCCGAAGACGAGCCCGGGTGAGTCGATGATGGTGGCGTCTGCCCCCAGTTCAGCGGCCTTCTCGACGAGACGCTTTGCCCCGGTCAGCGTCTGGAGGAAGTGGCCGCCCGGGGATGTCGAACCGACGAACCTGAGGTGGGGCCGGCCGGGTAGCCCTGGCGGGAGGGGGTAGAGGACCATCCCCTCGGTCGTCGGCGGGCCGACCGTTGACTGCCCGGTGTCGCAGTCGACGTATGCTGCCCGCATATGAGCTGCTGTTTTGTCGACGAGGTAACAACAGAGTGTTGTCTTTCCGCTGTTCGTCGATCCGATGACGTAGATGCGCTCCCGGGCATCTGCCTGCGAGAGTGCCGCAGCGAGTTCCTCCCACCCCTCCCCGATGATGATCACGACCTGATAAACCTCCTTGATAGAACAGGTTGCGGTTCATGGTTATAGTGGTTGATTGTCTGGCCCCCTCCGGAGATGGGTGAACCTGTGCGGGGGGCTCGGCCCCACCCGGGCATGATTCCCGCCACGGTCCACTGCTCGGGGTGTCCGGGGATCAGGCTGGTTTCATGCGTACAGCATGAGGCACAGCCTCACGGCCGCATCAACACGACGATCGCTCCGGTGTTGGAGAATTCTTGGGGCGACCATGATCGCACGCATCCCGGCCTCTTCCAGATCCTCTTCCTGCTGAAAGGCGTCAGGGCAGCCATGATGGGGCACTAAAAAATGAGGGGCGAGTATCTGATGAGGGTTAAATGAGCCCGAGACTGGAGAGTTCGGAGAGGATCCGTTGCACCGCACGCCTGGCATCTTCGGGCTGCTTGCCGCCCGTGATGATCAGTTTGCCGGACCCGAAGAGGAGAACGACCACCTTCGGGTCGTCGAGCCGGTAGACGAGCCCTGGAAACTGCTCGGGCTCATACTCGATCTTGTCCAGATTGAACCCCACGGCGATCTTATTCAGGTTAATCGGCGTCCCGAGATCGGCTGATGTGACGATATTCTGGACTTTGTAGGTCAGGTTCTCAGGGATGTCGATGTTGAGTGCCCGCAGTTGGTCGCCCAGGATCTGCAGACCCCGCGAGAGGTTGTCGATGCTCTTGGCACCGGTCAGCACAACCTTACCGGATCCGAAAACAAGCGCCGCGATCTTCGGATCCTGCATCCGGAGAACGACGCCGGGGAACCGCTTCTTATTGTATTCCGCGTCCTTCAGCTGGGAGGCAAGGGAGTTGAGATCAAGAGAGTCTGTCACTTTTGCGGAAGCGACAATATTTTCTATCTTGAGGGACTCCTCTGGTCTGTGCTCTTTCATATTTATAAAGTGCTTAAAACAGTATATAAATGGTTGGGTATTTGTCTCACGGAGTTCCGGGGGCCGGGCGGGAAGACCCCCTGTGCATGCCAGGGTATGAGAGCGACGCTCTTTTGCCGGGATGGCACCTCCCCCGGGTTTTACCAGCATGCCGGAGGAGATCCCGGTACCGCATGCTGCGGGAGTGGATCCACCCGGCCTGCGGACCCATTCCCTGTCTGGCGGGATGACTGCCGGGTCGTTCACTCCTCCAGGGTCGAGATGTCTCCTGGGTCCATGCCCATTTCCTGTGCTTTTAAGACCCGCCTCATGATCTTGCCGCTCCGGGTTTTGGGGAGCGACTGGACGAAATCGATCTCGGACGGTATGGCGATAGGCCCGAGTGTCATCCGGACATGGTAGATGAGGTCTTTCTTCAGTTTCTCCCCGGGCTGTTGGCCGTCCCTGAGGATGACGAAGGCCTTGATAGTGTTGCCCTTCAGGGGATCGGGTTTCCCTATGACGGCCGCCTCAGCCACCGCATCATGGGAGACAAGCGCGCTCTCGACCTCCGCGGTGCCGATGTTGTGCCCGGCGACGACGATCAGGTCATCAGCACGCCCGATGACCATAATGTAACCGTCCTCGTCCTTCACCGCGAGGTCAGCCGCGGTGTAGCACCCCGGAATGGTCTCCCAGTACTTACGGTAGCGCTCGTCATCTCCCCAGACCGTCCGCATCATCGACGGCCAGGGCTCCTTGATGACCAGAAGGCCGCCTGTGCCGGGGGGAACTGGCTTGCCCTGCCGGTTGACGACGTCCGCGACGACACCCGGGATCGGCCTTCCCACGA is a genomic window of Methanoculleus bourgensis MS2 containing:
- a CDS encoding ArsB/NhaD family transporter codes for the protein MASLISIIVLIIVFLLIAVRKIGNVSLGIWQVMLLGAVAVLLTGEITPEEALASIDVDVMLFLFGMFVVGEALAESGYLYHLASRLFSRAESVRHLVFLILVGAGALSALLMNDTLAVVGTPLMLYFARRHGISTKLLLLALAFAVTTGSVASPIGNPQNLLIALSGDVENPFITFPLYLAIPTVISLLVAYVFLCRAFRDELHPVPLVHREEEIRDPSLAALARLSLILLVLLIVVKVVLVMFVPEFDIRLTWIALVAALPILAGSRRRVEILRRVDWPTLAFFAGLFVLMASVWQSGFFQMLVEGSSTDLSAVPVIATVSVIVSQFVSNVPFVALSLPVLAHLGTSTPAMMALAAGSTIAGNMLILGAASNVIIIQAAEKDGATLTFWEFARVGVPLTLVQTAVYVLFLSLFPA
- a CDS encoding Clp1/GlmU family protein, which produces MIIIGEGWEELAAALSQADARERIYVIGSTNSGKTTLCCYLVDKTAAHMRAAYVDCDTGQSTVGPPTTEGMVLYPLPPGLPGRPHLRFVGSTSPGGHFLQTLTGAKRLVEKAAELGADATIIDSPGLVFGGVGIEFQVQMVDLLRPTRLVALQHGRELEPLLANFDRHPAITIHRVPVSPAAVTRTATERRRYREERFAAYFAEALPREVPLRGLGLQGRVPDLKNPHGARRRLVSLNDHDNFSLALGIAAEVHTRRRLLTVVAPPFDPAAVASIRFGSLNLDLDAEPGSIESYAGKSERKRT
- a CDS encoding TATA-box-binding protein — protein: MKEHRPEESLKIENIVASAKVTDSLDLNSLASQLKDAEYNKKRFPGVVLRMQDPKIAALVFGSGKVVLTGAKSIDNLSRGLQILGDQLRALNIDIPENLTYKVQNIVTSADLGTPINLNKIAVGFNLDKIEYEPEQFPGLVYRLDDPKVVVLLFGSGKLIITGGKQPEDARRAVQRILSELSSLGLI